In one window of Cupriavidus necator N-1 DNA:
- a CDS encoding LysR family transcriptional regulator, which produces MQLSRIDLNLFVVFDAIYSEGSITAAARQLNLTQPAVSHALGRMRTLFDDPLFERRGQGMAPTPLARSLAAEVRSALQSFARTLQDTPHFDPTNTVRRFTIGMRDALESTLLPPLMARVTAMAPQVEIAAIRFDRREMESELLAGTLDAALDILLPVSPAIHHAPFMADPMVVLARRDHPLVKKELTLERYLAAEHVHVSSRRRGAGLEDQALHRMGLTRRVRLRCQHYAAACRVVSCTDLLATLPLRYARIANEPYANRLLSLPFKVPSLELHLYWHAGGENDGANRWLREQLMAVMAALGTGMADVAAAS; this is translated from the coding sequence ATGCAGCTCTCCCGCATCGACCTGAATCTCTTCGTGGTGTTCGACGCCATCTACAGCGAAGGCAGCATCACCGCGGCCGCGCGCCAGCTCAACCTGACGCAGCCCGCGGTCAGCCATGCGCTGGGCCGGATGCGCACGCTGTTCGACGACCCGCTGTTCGAGCGGCGCGGGCAGGGCATGGCGCCCACGCCGCTGGCGCGCTCGCTCGCCGCCGAGGTGCGCAGCGCGCTGCAATCGTTCGCGCGCACGCTGCAGGATACGCCGCACTTCGATCCCACCAATACCGTGCGGCGTTTCACCATCGGCATGCGCGACGCGCTGGAATCCACGCTGCTGCCGCCGCTGATGGCGCGTGTCACGGCAATGGCGCCGCAGGTGGAGATCGCCGCGATCCGCTTCGACCGCCGCGAGATGGAGTCCGAGTTGCTGGCCGGCACGCTGGACGCCGCGCTGGACATCTTGCTGCCGGTCTCGCCCGCCATCCACCACGCGCCGTTCATGGCCGATCCGATGGTGGTGCTGGCGCGGCGCGACCATCCGCTGGTGAAGAAGGAACTGACGCTTGAGCGCTACCTGGCGGCCGAGCATGTGCACGTGTCGTCGCGCCGCCGCGGCGCCGGGCTGGAAGACCAGGCCCTGCACCGCATGGGCCTGACGCGGCGCGTGCGCCTGCGTTGCCAGCACTATGCGGCCGCGTGCCGCGTGGTCAGCTGCACCGACCTGCTGGCCACGCTGCCGCTGCGCTATGCGCGCATCGCCAATGAGCCCTATGCCAACCGCCTGCTGTCGCTGCCGTTCAAGGTGCCGTCGCTGGAACTGCACCTGTACTGGCATGCGGGCGGCGAAAACGACGGTGCCAACCGCTGGCTGCGCGAGCAGCTGATGGCCGTGATGGCCGCGCTCGGCACCGGCATGGCCGACGTGGCTGCCGCCAGCTAA
- the ureE gene encoding urease accessory protein UreE, which produces MLKIDKLLSAPHGIAPVLVRRAPKLVLPFAERSKSRLRAVLDNGDEAALFLPRGTVLRGGDLLVTEDGSFVEVQAATEAVLEVRAQDPHALMRAAYHLGNRHTPVEIGRDYLRLEYDPVLADMLQRLGVRAERAELPFEPEAGAYGGGHKHGHDATFAEDYAAAQAVFHEHHGHDHGHSHGPSHGHGHSHDHGDPHHVHDEHCGHKH; this is translated from the coding sequence ATGCTGAAGATCGACAAACTCCTGAGCGCCCCGCACGGCATCGCGCCCGTGCTGGTGCGCCGCGCGCCCAAGCTGGTCCTGCCCTTCGCCGAACGCAGCAAGAGCCGCCTGCGCGCGGTGCTCGACAACGGCGACGAAGCCGCGCTGTTCCTGCCGCGCGGCACCGTGCTGCGCGGCGGCGACCTGCTGGTGACTGAAGACGGCAGCTTCGTGGAAGTGCAGGCCGCTACCGAGGCAGTGCTGGAAGTGCGCGCGCAAGACCCGCATGCGCTGATGCGTGCGGCCTATCACCTCGGCAACCGCCATACGCCGGTGGAGATCGGGCGCGACTACCTGCGGCTGGAATACGACCCGGTGCTTGCCGACATGCTGCAGCGCCTGGGCGTGCGCGCCGAGCGTGCCGAGCTGCCGTTCGAGCCGGAGGCGGGGGCCTATGGCGGCGGGCACAAGCATGGGCACGATGCGACGTTTGCGGAGGACTATGCGGCGGCGCAGGCGGTGTTTCATGAGCATCATGGGCACGACCACGGGCATTCGCATGGACCTTCGCACGGACATGGTCATTCCCACGATCACGGTGATCCGCACCATGTCCACGATGAGCATTGCGGACACAAGCATTGA
- a CDS encoding CAP domain-containing protein translates to MTGKRLLADHQPMPPRRARRTTLALTTFCAAAALALSACGGGGGDGGGGGTSSNASQANGQASAPSGSGSTTPSTAGACYTVSGTAPAPAAGGGVSLLPARGSAVSNYRVLEEPRTAGLCYANYRREQVGLPPLAARDPLNTVAQNHTAYMLANATLTHDETSGKPGYTGATPNERIQAAYPTNATAEVVAGANRWTSVANAQLSMSPKDALVSDLVNAPFHRAALLGSYGSAGSGFAERVGPDGSGTSASYYQTIDLADASKGGSDNQMVAYPYNGQADVPASWVNSESPNPAPGYEGKTVGYPVSLQAINTSLQFDADNFVITDAQGNNVSCLKVDSRSSGLSSAARGLAICTPVAPLASQQRYSVRVTGRLGSQPVDLSWSFTTR, encoded by the coding sequence ATGACCGGGAAACGCTTGCTTGCTGATCACCAACCCATGCCTCCGCGACGCGCGCGGCGCACCACGCTCGCCCTGACCACCTTTTGCGCCGCTGCGGCGCTGGCACTGTCCGCATGTGGCGGCGGTGGTGGCGATGGGGGCGGCGGCGGTACTTCGTCGAACGCATCGCAAGCGAACGGGCAGGCCAGCGCGCCGTCCGGCTCGGGCTCGACCACGCCATCCACCGCAGGTGCCTGCTATACCGTCAGCGGCACGGCGCCGGCACCCGCGGCGGGCGGCGGCGTCTCGCTGCTGCCGGCGCGCGGCAGTGCGGTCAGCAATTACCGCGTGCTGGAAGAGCCGCGCACCGCCGGCCTGTGCTACGCCAACTATCGGCGCGAGCAGGTGGGCCTGCCGCCGCTGGCGGCACGCGATCCGCTCAATACCGTGGCGCAGAACCACACTGCCTACATGCTGGCCAACGCCACGCTGACGCACGACGAGACCAGCGGCAAGCCGGGCTATACCGGCGCCACGCCCAACGAGCGCATTCAGGCCGCCTATCCGACCAATGCCACCGCGGAAGTCGTGGCCGGTGCCAACCGCTGGACTTCGGTTGCCAATGCGCAGCTGTCGATGTCGCCCAAGGACGCGCTGGTGTCGGACCTGGTCAACGCGCCGTTCCACCGCGCCGCGCTGCTGGGCAGCTACGGCTCGGCCGGCAGCGGCTTTGCCGAGCGCGTGGGCCCGGACGGCAGCGGCACCTCGGCCAGCTACTACCAGACCATCGACCTGGCCGATGCATCGAAGGGCGGCAGCGACAACCAGATGGTGGCCTACCCGTACAACGGCCAGGCCGACGTGCCGGCCAGCTGGGTCAACTCGGAAAGCCCCAATCCCGCGCCGGGCTACGAGGGCAAGACCGTGGGCTATCCGGTATCGCTGCAGGCCATCAACACCTCGCTGCAGTTCGATGCCGACAACTTCGTCATCACCGACGCGCAAGGCAACAATGTCAGCTGCCTCAAGGTTGACAGCCGTTCGTCGGGCCTCTCCAGCGCGGCACGCGGCCTGGCGATCTGCACGCCGGTGGCGCCGCTGGCCAGCCAGCAGCGCTACAGCGTGCGGGTCACCGGCCGGCTGGGTTCGCAGCCCGTGGACCTGAGCTGGTCGTTCACCACGCGCTGA
- a CDS encoding urease accessory protein UreF, with protein sequence MTGLPQLISLLHLASPSLPIGGFSYSQGLEAAIDCGSVHDAPSAERWIRDNLLHVQAQCEAPLWLLLHRHWLAGDAGQVRTWNDWFRATRETSELRLETEQMGWSLSRLIAQMEWGAPVLRETLAALSPVCLPTAFTAACVALQVEARDGLAAYCFNWAENQVAAAIKAVPLGQVAGQHMLRRLHGAVLDTVDEAARRAEATPPQLSTFSPMLGLLSARHETQYSRLFRS encoded by the coding sequence ATGACCGGCCTGCCCCAACTGATCTCGCTGCTACATCTGGCATCGCCATCCCTGCCGATCGGCGGCTTCAGCTATTCACAAGGACTGGAAGCTGCGATCGATTGTGGCAGCGTGCACGATGCGCCGAGCGCCGAACGCTGGATTCGCGACAACCTGCTGCATGTGCAGGCGCAATGCGAAGCGCCACTGTGGCTGCTGCTGCATCGTCACTGGCTGGCCGGCGACGCTGGGCAAGTACGGACGTGGAACGACTGGTTCCGCGCCACGCGCGAGACTTCCGAGTTGCGGCTTGAGACCGAGCAGATGGGCTGGTCGCTGTCCAGGCTGATTGCGCAGATGGAGTGGGGCGCGCCGGTGCTACGCGAGACGCTGGCGGCGCTGTCACCGGTCTGCCTGCCGACGGCGTTCACTGCGGCATGCGTGGCGCTTCAGGTCGAGGCGCGCGATGGCCTCGCCGCCTACTGCTTCAACTGGGCCGAGAACCAGGTCGCCGCGGCGATCAAGGCGGTGCCGCTGGGCCAGGTGGCGGGGCAGCACATGCTGCGGCGCCTGCACGGCGCGGTGCTCGACACGGTCGATGAAGCCGCGCGCCGCGCCGAAGCCACGCCGCCGCAACTCTCCACCTTTTCCCCGATGCTGGGCCTGCTTTCCGCGCGCCACGAAACGCAGTACTCCCGGCTGTTCCGATCCTGA
- a CDS encoding acyl-CoA dehydrogenase family protein, producing MDFEYSPKVKEMQAKLLAFFDQHIYPNEKRFAEEIDANRRAGNAWVPTKVIEELKPLARAAGLWNLFLPRSPRAPQGLSNLEYATLCEIMGRVPWSAEVFNCAAPDTGNMETLERYASEELKDKWLEPLLAGEIRSAFLMTEPAVASSDATNIECRIERDGDHYVINGTKWWSSGAGDPRCKVYIVMGKTNPDAGRHEQQSMIVVPADTAGITIKRFLPVFGYDDAPHGHMEIELKNVRVPASNILLGEGRGFEIAQGRLGPGRIHHCMRSIGVAERALELMCKRALSRVAFGKPVSSQGVTQERIAEARCEIEMARLLTLKAAYMMDTVGNKVAKAEIAMIKVIAPNVALKVIDWAIQVHGAAGVSSDFPLANWWAHQRTLRLADGPDEVHRNAIAKLELAKHMNLNPDDIRMPVARGF from the coding sequence ATGGATTTCGAATACAGCCCGAAGGTCAAGGAAATGCAGGCCAAGCTGCTGGCCTTCTTCGACCAGCACATCTACCCGAACGAAAAGCGTTTCGCGGAGGAAATCGACGCCAATCGCCGCGCGGGCAACGCCTGGGTACCGACCAAGGTGATCGAGGAACTGAAGCCGCTGGCGCGTGCAGCCGGGCTGTGGAACCTGTTCCTGCCGCGCTCGCCGCGTGCGCCGCAAGGCCTGTCGAACCTGGAGTACGCCACGCTGTGCGAAATCATGGGCCGGGTGCCCTGGTCGGCCGAGGTCTTCAACTGCGCGGCCCCCGACACCGGCAACATGGAGACGCTGGAGCGCTATGCCTCCGAGGAACTGAAGGACAAGTGGCTCGAGCCGCTGCTGGCCGGCGAGATCCGCTCGGCCTTCCTGATGACCGAGCCGGCCGTGGCCTCGTCGGACGCGACCAATATCGAATGCCGCATCGAGCGCGACGGTGACCACTACGTGATCAACGGCACCAAGTGGTGGTCGTCGGGCGCAGGCGACCCGCGCTGCAAGGTCTACATCGTGATGGGCAAGACCAATCCCGACGCCGGCCGCCATGAGCAGCAGTCGATGATCGTGGTGCCGGCCGATACCGCGGGCATCACCATCAAGCGCTTCCTGCCGGTGTTCGGCTACGACGACGCGCCGCACGGCCATATGGAGATCGAGCTGAAGAACGTGCGCGTGCCGGCTTCGAACATCCTGCTGGGCGAAGGCCGCGGCTTCGAGATCGCGCAGGGCCGCCTGGGCCCGGGCCGCATCCACCACTGCATGCGCAGCATCGGCGTGGCCGAGCGCGCGCTGGAACTGATGTGCAAGCGCGCGCTGTCGCGCGTGGCCTTCGGCAAGCCGGTGTCCAGCCAGGGCGTGACGCAGGAACGCATCGCCGAAGCCCGCTGCGAGATCGAGATGGCGCGCCTGTTGACGCTCAAGGCAGCGTACATGATGGACACCGTGGGCAACAAAGTGGCCAAGGCCGAGATCGCCATGATCAAGGTGATCGCCCCGAACGTGGCGCTGAAGGTGATCGACTGGGCCATCCAGGTCCATGGCGCCGCCGGCGTCTCCAGCGACTTCCCGCTGGCCAACTGGTGGGCGCACCAGCGCACGCTGCGCCTGGCCGACGGCCCGGACGAGGTGCACCGCAACGCCATCGCCAAGCTGGAGCTGGCCAAGCACATGAATCTGAACCCGGACGACATCAGGATGCCGGTGGCACGCGGGTTCTGA
- a CDS encoding glutathione binding-like protein, protein MIDVYTWATPNGHKVHIMLEECGLEYKVHPINIGAGDQFGEDFLKISPNNKIPAIVDPDGPDGKPISLFESGAILLYLAGKTGKFLPEDVRGKYEALQWLMFQMGGVGPMLGQAHHFRMYAPEKIEYAVNRYTNEARRLYGVIDTQLSKHAYLAGEQYTIADIATFPWLRSWQNQGVDLDDYPHLKRWFNEIAERPAVKRGVEVLASARKALQDDKAREVLFGATQYKRH, encoded by the coding sequence ATGATCGACGTCTACACCTGGGCCACGCCCAACGGCCACAAAGTCCACATCATGCTGGAAGAATGCGGCCTGGAGTACAAGGTCCATCCGATCAATATCGGCGCCGGCGACCAGTTCGGCGAGGACTTCCTGAAGATCAGCCCCAACAACAAGATCCCCGCCATCGTCGACCCCGACGGCCCGGACGGCAAGCCGATCTCGCTGTTCGAATCGGGCGCCATCCTGCTCTACCTGGCCGGCAAGACCGGCAAGTTCCTGCCCGAGGACGTGCGCGGCAAGTACGAGGCGCTGCAGTGGCTGATGTTCCAGATGGGCGGCGTGGGCCCGATGCTGGGCCAGGCGCACCACTTCCGCATGTACGCGCCCGAGAAGATCGAGTACGCGGTCAACCGCTACACCAACGAGGCCAGGCGCCTGTACGGAGTGATCGACACGCAGTTGTCAAAGCACGCCTACCTGGCCGGCGAGCAGTACACCATCGCCGACATCGCCACCTTCCCGTGGCTGCGCAGCTGGCAGAACCAGGGCGTGGACCTGGACGACTACCCGCACCTGAAGCGCTGGTTCAACGAGATCGCAGAGCGCCCCGCGGTCAAGCGCGGCGTGGAGGTGCTGGCCAGCGCGCGCAAGGCGCTGCAGGACGACAAGGCACGCGAGGTGCTGTTCGGCGCCACGCAATACAAGCGGCACTGA
- a CDS encoding sigma-70 family RNA polymerase sigma factor yields the protein MQAPDPVPSAAPTAATPGAALSALPDHDLMLLVAGGIIEQPVTELFRRHNAGLYNYVAWLCQGNRGEAEDIAQKTWVKLMTRCGDYQPDAAFRTFLFQIARNTWLDQVRSADARQREALDDQPAEMPADDLSPEAELQLRQHAHHVHRALLQLPVAQREVVVLRFFSDMSVEEIAQMLGEKFETVKSRLRYAFARLRADLAGSVPGSQETPS from the coding sequence ATGCAGGCACCCGACCCCGTCCCTTCCGCCGCGCCCACAGCCGCCACGCCCGGCGCAGCGCTGTCGGCGCTGCCCGACCATGACCTGATGCTGCTGGTGGCGGGCGGCATCATCGAGCAGCCCGTCACCGAGCTGTTCCGCCGCCATAACGCCGGCCTCTACAACTACGTGGCCTGGCTGTGCCAGGGCAACCGCGGCGAAGCAGAAGACATCGCGCAGAAGACCTGGGTCAAGCTGATGACCCGCTGCGGCGACTACCAGCCGGACGCGGCGTTCCGCACCTTCCTGTTCCAGATCGCGCGCAATACCTGGCTCGACCAGGTGCGCAGCGCCGATGCGCGCCAGCGCGAAGCCCTGGACGACCAGCCAGCGGAGATGCCGGCCGACGACCTGTCGCCGGAAGCGGAGCTGCAGTTGCGCCAGCACGCGCACCACGTGCATCGCGCGCTGCTGCAGTTGCCCGTCGCCCAGCGCGAGGTGGTGGTGCTGCGCTTCTTCAGCGACATGAGCGTCGAAGAGATTGCGCAGATGCTCGGCGAGAAGTTCGAGACGGTGAAGAGCCGGCTGCGCTATGCGTTTGCGCGCCTGCGCGCAGACCTGGCCGGCAGCGTGCCGGGCTCGCAGGAGACGCCGTCGTGA
- the ggt gene encoding gamma-glutamyltransferase: MAHPDLSSMAWRGALALALTALLGACGTQGGGTATPAAPAAPTATTPPAAMPPAPEVSSGYRPGMSTAYAQRHMAAAANPLASEAGRAILRQGGSAIDAAIAMQAVLTLVEPQATGIGGGAFIMYWDGKNVQAFDGRETAPAGATENLFLRSDGKPMEFSEAQIGGRSVGTPGVMRALEMAHRKHGRLPWAKLFQPAIDLAEKGFPISERLYTQVAADKFLANSPEMAAYFLDAQGKPKPAGTVLKNPKLAQTLRDVARRGAGVLYSGPIARDIVAKVNDGSNAGSLSLADLGSYRAKQRVPVCTDYKRWKICGMPPPSSGGIAIAQILGTLQALETKNPKYALAALKPQGVNTPAVMEANPDAVHAISEADRLAYADRGLYVADTDFVPVNVTGLVSPSYLATRAELIGDKSMGKAQPGVPPGTAMAYAPDRSPPRVSTSQIVAVDDRGGAISMTTTIESYFGSHLMVRGFMLNNQLTDFSFVPSENGKPVANRVEPGKRPRSSMAPTLVFDRESGQLVATVGSPGGSQIIEYVSKTLVGMLDWNMDVQAAIGMGNFGSRNGPTEVEKGLVSPGLVQALQQRGHQVAEIEMTSGTQAIMRKQGPDGKAVWAGGADPRREGVALGD; the protein is encoded by the coding sequence ATGGCTCACCCTGACCTCTCTTCGATGGCGTGGCGCGGCGCGCTGGCCCTTGCCCTGACGGCGCTGCTCGGTGCTTGTGGTACCCAGGGCGGAGGGACCGCCACGCCGGCCGCGCCTGCCGCCCCGACCGCGACCACGCCACCGGCCGCCATGCCGCCGGCACCGGAAGTGTCGTCCGGCTATCGCCCCGGCATGTCCACGGCCTACGCGCAGCGCCATATGGCGGCCGCGGCCAACCCGCTCGCGAGCGAGGCCGGGCGCGCCATCCTGCGCCAGGGCGGCTCGGCCATCGATGCCGCCATCGCGATGCAGGCCGTGCTGACGCTGGTCGAGCCGCAGGCCACCGGCATCGGCGGCGGCGCCTTCATCATGTACTGGGATGGCAAGAACGTTCAGGCCTTCGACGGCCGCGAGACCGCCCCTGCCGGCGCCACCGAAAACCTGTTCCTGCGTTCCGACGGCAAGCCCATGGAGTTCAGCGAGGCCCAGATCGGCGGACGCTCCGTCGGCACGCCCGGCGTGATGCGCGCGCTGGAAATGGCGCACCGGAAGCACGGCCGCCTGCCCTGGGCCAAGCTGTTCCAGCCCGCCATCGACCTGGCGGAGAAGGGCTTCCCGATCTCGGAGCGGCTGTACACGCAAGTGGCGGCCGACAAGTTCCTGGCCAATTCGCCGGAGATGGCCGCGTACTTCCTGGATGCACAGGGCAAGCCCAAGCCGGCCGGCACGGTGCTGAAGAACCCGAAGCTGGCACAGACCCTGCGCGATGTCGCCCGGCGCGGTGCCGGCGTGCTCTACAGCGGACCGATCGCGCGCGATATCGTCGCCAAGGTGAACGATGGCAGCAATGCCGGCTCGCTGTCGCTGGCTGACCTAGGCAGCTACCGGGCCAAGCAGCGCGTGCCGGTCTGCACCGACTACAAGCGCTGGAAGATCTGCGGCATGCCGCCGCCGTCGTCGGGCGGCATCGCCATCGCGCAGATCCTGGGCACGCTGCAGGCGCTCGAAACCAAGAATCCCAAGTACGCGCTGGCCGCGCTCAAGCCACAGGGCGTGAACACGCCGGCGGTGATGGAGGCCAATCCCGACGCGGTCCACGCGATCTCCGAAGCTGACCGCCTGGCCTATGCCGACCGTGGCCTGTACGTGGCCGATACCGACTTCGTGCCGGTCAACGTGACCGGCCTGGTCAGCCCGTCCTACCTTGCCACGCGCGCGGAGCTGATCGGCGACAAGAGCATGGGCAAGGCCCAGCCAGGGGTGCCGCCGGGCACGGCGATGGCTTACGCGCCCGACCGTTCGCCGCCGCGCGTTTCCACCTCGCAGATCGTTGCGGTCGATGACCGCGGCGGGGCGATTTCGATGACCACCACGATCGAGTCGTACTTCGGCTCGCATCTGATGGTGCGCGGTTTCATGCTGAACAACCAGCTGACCGACTTCTCCTTCGTGCCGAGCGAGAACGGCAAGCCGGTGGCCAACCGCGTGGAGCCGGGCAAGCGCCCGCGCTCGTCGATGGCGCCGACGCTGGTGTTCGACCGCGAGAGCGGCCAGCTGGTCGCCACGGTCGGTTCGCCGGGCGGCTCGCAGATCATCGAGTACGTGTCCAAGACCCTGGTCGGCATGCTGGACTGGAACATGGACGTGCAGGCCGCCATCGGCATGGGCAACTTCGGCAGCCGCAACGGCCCGACCGAGGTGGAGAAGGGGCTGGTGTCGCCGGGCCTGGTGCAGGCACTGCAGCAGCGCGGCCACCAGGTGGCCGAGATCGAGATGACCAGCGGCACGCAGGCCATCATGCGCAAGCAGGGGCCTGACGGCAAGGCGGTGTGGGCGGGTGGTGCGGACCCGCGGCGGGAAGGGGTGGCGCTGGGGGATTGA
- a CDS encoding vWA domain-containing protein, whose protein sequence is MQLRAPAVISSLAAALALSACGGHSPSLPQEVAQPVPPPAAPAPTHDQAAKAGQATPAMELHAVAPRAALAMPYHLPPPAPAERERYGVIEENGVRLVAQAPVSTFSIDVDTGSYSNMRRMLNAGRVPPADAVRVEELLNYFPYDYAQPADGRPFAVHAALAPAPWHPANVLLRIGIKGKDMASGALPPANLVFLVDVSGSMNSPDKLPLLKSSLKLLVNKLRPQDRITLVTYASGTRVALPPTPGSDKTAISAAVDQLVAGGSTAGASGIALAYQAAQQSFIAGGINRVLLATDGDFNVGVTDFRQLKSMVEEKRKSGVSLSTLGFGTGNYNEQLMEQLADAGDGAYSYIDNLMEGNKVLVSEISSTLATIARDVKIQVEFNPATVKEYRLIGYENRMLAREDFNNDKVDAGDIGAGHTVTALYELTLAGQPGMVDPLRYQLAAPVPGRDGELAHIKLRYKLPAASTSQLMDITVARQAIRPLAQGDDDFRFAAAVAGFGQVLRGGKFTGDWRYADARALAQGARGTDRFGYRGEFLKLVDLAQSLGTASPTGASSGGPAEHAAR, encoded by the coding sequence ATGCAACTTCGCGCACCGGCCGTCATTTCCAGTCTTGCTGCCGCACTGGCGCTGTCGGCCTGCGGCGGGCATTCGCCGTCGCTTCCCCAGGAAGTGGCACAGCCTGTGCCGCCACCCGCAGCGCCGGCGCCCACGCACGACCAGGCCGCCAAGGCTGGCCAGGCAACGCCCGCCATGGAATTGCATGCCGTCGCCCCGCGCGCCGCGCTGGCCATGCCCTACCACCTGCCGCCGCCTGCGCCGGCCGAGCGCGAACGCTACGGCGTCATCGAGGAAAACGGCGTCAGGCTGGTGGCGCAGGCGCCGGTATCCACCTTCAGCATCGATGTCGATACCGGTAGCTACAGCAATATGCGCCGCATGCTCAATGCCGGGCGCGTGCCGCCGGCCGATGCGGTGCGCGTGGAAGAGCTGCTGAACTACTTCCCCTATGACTATGCCCAGCCCGCCGACGGTCGCCCGTTCGCCGTGCATGCCGCGCTGGCGCCCGCGCCCTGGCACCCGGCCAATGTGCTGCTGCGCATCGGCATCAAGGGCAAGGACATGGCCAGCGGCGCGCTGCCGCCTGCCAACCTGGTATTCCTGGTGGATGTATCGGGTTCGATGAACTCGCCGGACAAGCTGCCGCTGCTGAAGTCTTCGCTGAAGCTGCTGGTGAACAAGCTGCGCCCGCAGGACCGCATCACGCTGGTCACCTATGCCAGCGGCACGCGCGTGGCGCTGCCGCCCACGCCGGGCAGCGACAAGACCGCCATCAGCGCCGCCGTCGACCAGCTCGTGGCCGGGGGCAGCACCGCCGGCGCCAGTGGCATCGCGCTGGCCTACCAGGCCGCGCAACAGAGCTTTATCGCCGGCGGCATCAACCGCGTGCTGCTGGCCACCGACGGCGACTTCAACGTGGGCGTGACCGACTTCCGGCAGCTCAAGAGCATGGTGGAAGAGAAGCGCAAGTCCGGCGTGTCGCTGTCCACGCTCGGCTTCGGCACCGGCAACTACAACGAGCAGCTGATGGAGCAGCTGGCCGATGCCGGCGACGGCGCCTATTCGTATATCGACAACCTGATGGAAGGCAACAAGGTGCTGGTCAGCGAGATCAGCTCGACGCTGGCCACCATCGCGCGCGACGTGAAGATCCAGGTGGAATTCAATCCGGCAACGGTGAAGGAGTATCGCCTGATCGGCTACGAGAACCGCATGCTGGCGCGCGAGGACTTCAACAACGACAAGGTCGATGCCGGCGATATCGGCGCGGGCCACACCGTGACGGCGCTGTATGAGCTGACGCTGGCCGGCCAGCCCGGGATGGTCGATCCGCTGCGCTACCAGCTGGCCGCACCCGTGCCGGGGCGCGACGGCGAACTGGCGCACATCAAGCTGCGCTACAAGCTGCCCGCCGCCAGCACCAGCCAGTTGATGGACATCACCGTCGCGCGGCAGGCCATCCGCCCGCTGGCGCAAGGCGATGACGACTTCCGCTTTGCCGCGGCGGTGGCCGGTTTCGGCCAGGTGCTGCGCGGCGGCAAGTTCACCGGCGACTGGCGCTACGCAGATGCCCGCGCGCTGGCCCAGGGCGCCCGCGGCACCGACCGCTTTGGCTATCGGGGCGAGTTCCTCAAGCTGGTGGACCTGGCACAGAGCCTGGGCACGGCCAGTCCGACCGGCGCCAGCAGCGGCGGGCCGGCCGAGCATGCGGCACGCTGA
- the ureG gene encoding urease accessory protein UreG yields MTQARTKKNPPLRVGVGGPVGSGKTTLLEMLCKAMRDRYDLVAITNDIYTKEDQRLLTISGALPAERIMGVETGGCPHTAIREDASINLEAVDRMLARFPDADVVFIESGGDNLAATFSPELSDLTIYVIDVAGGEKIPRKGGPGITKSDLLVINKTDLAPYVGASLEVMESDARKMRGARPFVMGSVKSGQGLDEVIRFIERQGMLGV; encoded by the coding sequence ATGACCCAGGCCCGTACCAAGAAGAACCCTCCGCTGCGCGTCGGCGTCGGCGGCCCGGTTGGCTCCGGCAAGACCACGCTGCTGGAGATGCTGTGCAAGGCGATGCGCGACCGCTATGACCTGGTCGCCATCACCAACGACATCTACACCAAGGAAGACCAGCGCCTCCTGACGATCTCCGGCGCGCTGCCGGCGGAACGCATCATGGGCGTGGAAACGGGCGGCTGTCCGCACACCGCGATCCGCGAAGACGCCTCGATCAACCTGGAGGCGGTGGACCGCATGCTGGCGCGCTTCCCGGATGCTGACGTGGTCTTCATCGAGTCCGGCGGCGACAACCTCGCCGCCACCTTCAGTCCAGAACTTTCTGATTTGACGATCTACGTCATCGACGTAGCCGGCGGTGAGAAGATTCCGAGAAAGGGTGGGCCGGGCATCACCAAGTCCGACTTGCTGGTGATCAACAAGACGGACCTGGCGCCATACGTCGGGGCATCGCTGGAAGTGATGGAGAGCGATGCACGCAAGATGCGCGGCGCCCGGCCGTTCGTGATGGGCAGCGTCAAGTCCGGGCAGGGCCTGGACGAGGTGATCCGCTTTATCGAACGGCAGGGCATGCTGGGCGTCTAG